The Candidatus Saccharibacteria bacterium oral taxon 488 genome has a segment encoding these proteins:
- a CDS encoding family 16 glycosylhydrolase, translating into MRQNQAQTTNQQPERHDPHGSTEQTNQLPHNNSSNNNSSNKRRKRSVPSQPQPSKPSGPANHDRNQAAIDGWQIDYFEGFDSSIKQTKWVQYGWGDPAVGHGCMGVMSQRNSFTRDGKLVIRTQYENGQWSTGGAGSGDVFTASRGRWEVRAKFPKAKGVGYAFLLWPKDEGWPPEIDFAEGHVNGPRVEATYHWDPDNKQKQASLDNHDMSGWHTYGVIVEKDHIIFTLDGKEWGRIKHPNVTDKQMFLGVQAGAMNPNGINKHTETVDGGVPNPLTPAVSDIEIDYVAHYVRK; encoded by the coding sequence ATGCGCCAGAATCAAGCCCAGACCACAAATCAACAGCCCGAACGTCACGACCCTCATGGCTCAACTGAGCAGACTAATCAACTGCCGCACAACAACTCATCAAACAATAACTCTAGCAATAAGAGGCGCAAGCGTAGCGTTCCAAGCCAGCCTCAGCCATCAAAGCCCAGCGGCCCGGCGAACCACGACCGAAACCAGGCGGCAATTGATGGCTGGCAGATTGATTATTTTGAAGGCTTTGACTCGTCGATCAAGCAAACTAAATGGGTGCAGTACGGCTGGGGCGATCCAGCGGTTGGCCACGGCTGTATGGGTGTGATGTCGCAGCGTAATTCGTTCACTCGAGACGGCAAACTGGTAATTCGCACTCAGTACGAGAACGGCCAGTGGAGCACTGGCGGCGCCGGCTCGGGCGATGTATTTACCGCTTCACGTGGTCGCTGGGAAGTTCGCGCCAAGTTCCCGAAAGCCAAAGGTGTCGGCTACGCATTCCTTCTCTGGCCAAAGGACGAAGGCTGGCCACCAGAGATTGATTTCGCTGAGGGGCACGTCAATGGTCCTCGTGTTGAGGCAACGTACCACTGGGATCCGGACAACAAGCAAAAGCAAGCATCCCTTGATAATCATGATATGAGCGGCTGGCACACGTACGGCGTTATCGTCGAGAAGGATCACATAATCTTTACGCTGGATGGTAAAGAATGGGGTCGCATCAAGCATCCGAACGTAACCGACAAGCAGATGTTCCTCGGTGTACAGGCTGGAGCGATGAACCCGAACGGCATTAATAAACATACCGAGACCGTTGACGGCGGCGTACCTAATCCACTCACGCCAGCTGTATCCGATATCGAAATTGACTATGTAGCGCATTACGTGCGGAAATAG
- a CDS encoding slipin family protein: MEIVAVILVIVLMFVLSGIKVVNQYQRGVVLTLGKFTGVREPGLRVVIPIFQTMMMVDVRSTPIDVPKQEVITKDNVTVGVDAVVYFRVINAPKAVLETTNYIYATSQFAQAALRDVTGNVDMDDLLAKREEISQQIKEIVDAETDKWGIDVENVKIQNIELPGDMKRAMAKQAEAERERRANIINADGEKAAAETLAQAAEILAKTQGAINLRTLNTLERISTEPSQKTMMLFPIELIDAIRGGKK, from the coding sequence ATGGAAATAGTAGCAGTAATTTTAGTCATCGTACTGATGTTTGTGCTGAGCGGCATAAAAGTGGTCAATCAATACCAGCGCGGCGTGGTGCTGACGCTCGGTAAATTTACTGGCGTGCGCGAGCCAGGACTGCGGGTAGTGATACCAATTTTTCAGACGATGATGATGGTGGATGTGCGCTCAACGCCAATTGACGTGCCGAAACAAGAAGTCATCACCAAAGACAACGTCACCGTCGGCGTTGATGCGGTGGTCTATTTCCGAGTGATTAACGCGCCAAAAGCGGTGCTAGAAACGACCAATTACATTTACGCCACCAGCCAATTTGCCCAAGCTGCTCTGCGCGATGTCACTGGTAATGTCGATATGGACGACCTGCTCGCCAAGCGCGAGGAGATTTCGCAGCAAATTAAAGAAATTGTTGACGCCGAGACTGACAAATGGGGTATCGATGTTGAGAATGTCAAAATCCAGAACATTGAACTGCCTGGCGACATGAAGCGCGCTATGGCCAAGCAAGCCGAGGCCGAACGCGAACGCCGCGCCAACATCATCAACGCCGACGGTGAAAAAGCTGCCGCTGAAACACTAGCGCAAGCCGCCGAGATCCTGGCAAAAACCCAAGGCGCGATTAATCTGCGTACGCTAAATACACTGGAGCGTATCTCGACCGAACCATCACAAAAGACGATGATGCTCTTCCCGATTGAACTGATTGATGCCATTCGCGGCGGTAAAAAATAG
- a CDS encoding D-alanine--D-alanine ligase produces MDRLRVLLIFGGESSEHEVSINSATNVLVALDTARYDIKLCYIDRTGQWRLVETIEARNQPSPRLTPQLGQRSLLIDGVNPLPIDVIIPVLHGKNGEDGSVQGLAQLLHIPYVGPSLLSAAVTMDKDMTKRLALGAHVPVVPWRTLVSDAPRPTFAEIADELGTPVFIKPSRAGSSVGVSKVYSAEAFTTALDEAFCHDNTVLIEQAITAREIELAILSHGTSARVSVPGEILPGEEFYSYDDKYSTASTSRVVIPADIDESVTTELQRLALAAYHATSGHGMARVDFFLDPTGQIFLNEINSIPGFTNISMYPKLWEASGLSPRALIDELIEEALASRSIRGV; encoded by the coding sequence ATGGATAGGTTACGCGTTCTCCTCATATTTGGCGGCGAGTCATCCGAGCACGAGGTCTCGATCAATTCCGCCACTAATGTACTAGTGGCGCTAGACACAGCACGCTACGACATCAAACTATGCTACATCGACCGTACTGGTCAGTGGCGGCTCGTCGAGACGATCGAGGCACGCAATCAGCCGAGCCCGCGCCTAACGCCACAGCTCGGCCAGCGGTCACTGCTCATCGACGGCGTTAACCCGCTGCCGATTGACGTGATAATTCCGGTGCTTCACGGCAAAAATGGTGAGGACGGCAGCGTACAGGGTCTGGCGCAGCTACTTCACATCCCCTATGTCGGCCCGAGTCTCCTTTCGGCGGCCGTCACCATGGACAAAGACATGACCAAGCGGCTGGCGCTCGGCGCTCACGTTCCGGTTGTGCCGTGGCGAACGCTAGTAAGTGATGCACCACGACCGACCTTCGCCGAGATAGCTGATGAGCTTGGTACGCCTGTTTTCATCAAGCCATCCCGCGCTGGCTCGTCCGTCGGTGTCAGCAAGGTTTATTCGGCCGAAGCATTCACCACCGCGCTTGACGAAGCCTTTTGCCACGACAACACCGTGTTGATCGAACAAGCGATCACCGCCCGCGAGATTGAGCTGGCCATCCTCAGCCACGGCACATCTGCCCGCGTCAGCGTACCTGGTGAGATTCTTCCTGGCGAAGAGTTTTATAGCTACGACGATAAGTACAGCACTGCTAGCACTTCGCGCGTCGTTATCCCCGCAGACATTGACGAGTCAGTGACGACAGAACTACAGCGCCTCGCACTGGCCGCCTATCACGCGACTAGTGGACACGGTATGGCGCGAGTTGACTTTTTCCTTGACCCAACGGGCCAGATTTTTCTCAACGAAATTAACAGCATCCCCGGCTTCACCAACATCAGCATGTATCCAAAACTATGGGAGGCTTCAGGCCTCAGTCCACGGGCGCTGATTGATGAGCTGATCGAGGAGGCGCTTGCCAGCCGCTCTATACGTGGCGTATAA
- a CDS encoding DUF4342 domain-containing protein — MRKQNYTEEFSVNGDQVVEKVKQLIKEGNVRRVIIKNEKDESIMEFPVTAGVVGALLLPTLAALGAAVALMAQCTIAVERRD; from the coding sequence ATGCGTAAACAAAACTATACCGAAGAATTTAGCGTTAACGGCGATCAAGTTGTCGAGAAGGTCAAGCAACTCATCAAAGAAGGTAACGTCCGCCGCGTCATCATCAAGAACGAAAAAGACGAAAGCATCATGGAATTCCCGGTCACTGCTGGCGTGGTAGGCGCATTATTACTACCAACACTTGCAGCACTCGGCGCAGCAGTGGCATTGATGGCGCAGTGCACGATTGCGGTAGAGCGACGAGACTGA
- a CDS encoding alpha-amylase has product MKAWHNVASLYQIYPRSFRDTNGDGIGDLNGITEKLDYLAWLGVDGIWISPFFLSPMTDFGYDISDYRAIDPTFGGLDDFRALLEKAHILGIKVMIDLVPCHTSDQHPWFQEARSSRDNPRRNYYVWRDGRDGNEPNNWRSLSGGSSWEFDEQTNQFYLHSFLKTQPDLNWDNPAVRDEMKNVVRFWFDMGVDGMRVDAIWGISKDPEFSDDSPNPDFHGDPEAYGTFIHDHCKMGPHFQEYLHELASVCDEYDDKQMVFEFYPDEGLGDIYQQYHKVLTAHPKASAFFMEYRQDEWHAERTGQKIEKYLQAAGLAKPFFCVGNHDQPRVASRLGTERARALHFLNLLTPGVSVMYYGDEIGMTNGELTTEDIQDNFSPANSTIDSRDLERTPMQWDDTRFAGFSSVQPWLPVHANAIRTNVLTQAMHPDSLLHLHRRLLHLRRSMPVLQHGTLEVINTGNGFILGIKRELGSEWAYIYINFADAPQHFFIPENTEIIASTHPYCSTIDNNQQLTIQKYCGVLLLPQNNG; this is encoded by the coding sequence ATGAAAGCTTGGCACAATGTCGCTTCTCTGTATCAGATTTATCCGCGTAGTTTCCGAGACACCAATGGCGACGGAATTGGCGATTTGAATGGCATTACCGAAAAGCTGGACTATTTGGCATGGCTGGGCGTTGACGGAATTTGGATTTCGCCGTTTTTCCTATCGCCGATGACTGATTTTGGCTATGATATTTCCGATTATCGAGCAATTGATCCGACATTTGGCGGACTGGACGATTTTCGGGCGCTATTAGAAAAAGCCCATATCCTAGGCATTAAAGTCATGATCGACCTCGTTCCCTGCCATACATCTGACCAGCATCCATGGTTTCAGGAGGCTCGGTCATCACGCGATAACCCTAGGCGTAATTATTATGTCTGGCGTGACGGGCGGGATGGCAATGAGCCAAATAATTGGCGTAGTCTGTCGGGTGGCAGTTCATGGGAGTTTGATGAGCAGACCAATCAATTTTATCTCCATTCGTTCCTAAAAACACAGCCGGATTTGAATTGGGATAATCCTGCGGTTCGCGATGAGATGAAAAACGTGGTGCGATTTTGGTTTGATATGGGCGTAGACGGCATGCGAGTTGACGCGATTTGGGGCATTTCGAAAGACCCTGAGTTTAGTGACGATTCGCCAAATCCTGATTTTCACGGCGATCCTGAAGCCTACGGCACATTCATTCACGACCACTGTAAAATGGGGCCGCATTTTCAAGAATATCTGCATGAGCTGGCGTCAGTTTGCGATGAGTATGACGACAAGCAGATGGTGTTTGAATTTTATCCGGACGAGGGGTTGGGTGATATCTACCAGCAGTACCACAAGGTTCTGACGGCCCACCCGAAGGCGTCGGCGTTCTTTATGGAATATCGCCAGGACGAGTGGCACGCGGAGCGTACTGGGCAGAAGATTGAGAAATATCTGCAGGCGGCAGGATTGGCCAAGCCGTTTTTCTGCGTTGGTAATCACGATCAGCCGCGCGTCGCCTCGCGGCTCGGGACAGAGCGAGCACGAGCACTGCATTTTCTCAACCTGCTCACGCCGGGCGTTAGCGTGATGTACTATGGTGACGAGATTGGCATGACTAATGGCGAACTGACTACTGAGGATATTCAGGACAATTTCAGTCCCGCCAATTCCACCATTGACAGCCGCGACCTGGAGCGCACGCCGATGCAATGGGACGATACGCGGTTCGCTGGATTCTCAAGCGTACAGCCGTGGCTGCCCGTTCACGCCAACGCGATAAGAACCAACGTCCTGACACAGGCCATGCACCCTGACTCACTTCTACACCTGCACCGACGGCTGCTTCACCTGCGGCGGAGTATGCCAGTGTTGCAGCACGGTACGCTTGAAGTGATTAACACCGGTAATGGATTTATCCTTGGCATCAAACGAGAGCTAGGCAGCGAGTGGGCTTATATTTATATTAATTTCGCTGATGCACCACAGCATTTTTTTATCCCAGAAAATACCGAGATCATCGCCTCAACCCACCCCTACTGCTCCACCATCGATAATAATCAGCAGCTAACAATTCAGAAATATTGTGGGGTTTTATTATTGCCGCAGAATAATGGGTAA